TAGGGCCCTGGCGCCTTGGTTTTCTAGAGAGGCGCTTGCGGCTAATCCTGAAAAGCTGAATGTACAACTCAATGCTACGTATTCCGCCGCAGATGAAACTACCCCCTATAAATACGCCACCACGTATAACAACTTTTATGAGTTTGGAACGGATAAAGCAGACCCCGCTGCAAATGCACACACCCTACAAATAAAGCCATGGTCTATTTCAATTGAGGGCTTAGTAAAGAAGCCTGTCACTCTTGATATGGACGCATTGCTCAAGCTAGCGCCAATGGAAGAGCGCATTTACAGAATGCGTTGTGTTGAGGGTTGGTCGATGGTCATTCCTTGGGATGGATTTTCTTTATCGAAGCTGATCAATAAAGTCGAGCCGTTGGGATCTGCAAAGTTCGTCGAATTTATTTCCTTGGCAGATCGTAAACAAATGCCGGGGGTAAAGAGCAATATTATTGATTGGCCTTATCGTGAGGGCTTGCGAATGGACGAGGCTATGAATCCTTTGACTCTACTGACATTTGGTATGTATGGTGAAACCCTACCAAAACAAAACGGAGCCCCGGTGCGTATTGTGGTGCCATGGAAGTATGGCTTTAAGAGTGCTAAATCGATTGTCAAAATCCGATTTACTGAAGAGATGCCTAAAACGAGTTGGAGTCAATTTGATGCACGGGAATATGGCTTTTATTCCAACGTAAACCCCCAGGTTGATCATCCGCGCTGGAGCCAGGCATCGGAACGTCGGATTGGTGATGGTAAGGGCGTATTTGCACCCAAGATCAAAACCCAAATGTTTAATGGGTATGCCGACCAAGTAGCAGGCATGTATGCGGGAATGGATCTCAAGAAATACTATTAAGTATGATTGAGTGATGACCAAACTTTATTCCGCAGTATTTGCCGGCATTTTCTGCTTTATTTCTTTGACTGCCTATGGCCAGTCAGATGAAGCAGTTAAAACCATTTCATCTTTGGATGTTCCACGATATTTAGGTACGTGGTATGAAATAGCCAAGTTTCCGAACTGGTTTCAGAAAAAGTGCGTCGGGAATATAAAGGCCGTGTATTCAGTTAGGCCGGATGGAAATCTGAAAGTGCTCAATAGCTGTAAAACGGCCGATGGCAGCATGTCTGATGCTGAAGGTACAGCACGCCAGCTTGGCGCAAAAGACTCCCCTAAGTTGGAGGTACGCTTTGCACCCGCATGGCTTTCTTTCTTGCCCATGGTGTGGGGGGATTACTGAGTGATTGACCTGGACCCGCAGTATCAAGTTGCCGCCGTCAGCGATCCACGCCGAGAATATTTATGGGCTCTATCTAGAACCCCTCAGTTGGACAAGAAAGTCTATGACGATTTGCTGCAACGTTTGCAGGCGCAGCAGTTTGACGTGCGCAAACTAGAGATGACCACTCAAGCTGTATCGAAATAACAGAAATAAGAAAATCGTGACTGCACATCTATTGCCGCCAGGTATTGAAGTTTTTGAGAGAGGCTGGCTATCAGCTAATAACATCCTGCATTATGGTGACGCTGATGTGTCTTTGGTGGACAGCGGTTTTCATGCTCATCAGAATCTTACTTTATCTTTAGTTAGACATGCATTAGAAAAAAATGGGTTAGGTCAGCTAAATAAAGTAGTTAACACTCATCTCCATTCAGATCACTGTGGTGGTAATGCTGCTCTAGAAAAAGCGTTTGATTGTGAGATCTATATTCCGGCTGCCGAAGCCTTGGCTGTCAAGACATGGGATATGAATTTACTCAGCTATGAAAACCTTGGGCAAGAGTGTCCCCGGTTTGCGCATCACAATGTATTGGTCCCAGGGCAGCAGATACAGTTGGGTCGATATCGATGGGATATCTTGGCGGCCCCTGGTCATGACCCGCATTCGGTGATGTTTTACCAGCCAGAGCATGAGATCTTGATTTCAGCTGATGCCTTATGGGAAGAAGGATTTGGTGTCATTTTCCCGGAGCTGTGGGGTGAGCCTGGATTTGAAGAAGTGGCGCAAACTCTAGACTTAATTGAATCGCTGTCGATCAATCTGGTGATTCCTGGTCATGGCAAACCTTTTGCGGATGTTGAAAAATCTTTATCTACAGCGCGCTCTCGATTGGATTATTTGGCCTCAGATCTTGATCGTAACGCTAGGCATGGTGCAAAGGTTTTATTGAAATACCGGCTATTGGAGTGGCGCAATCAAGAATTATCATTAATCAATGAGTGGATTGCTCAGACGCCTGCATTAATTAGTTCGGCCAAAATTCTAAATATGAGTATTGAAGAGTTTGCCGAATGGTTGCCAAGAGCTTTGGTGAAGCAACCGCAAGACGTTTTTTGGCTAATGGTCATAAAGTCATTGCTGTTGGCAGAAGATTAGAGCGCTTAGAGGCATTGAAAAACTCATTGCCTGCTGATCAACAGAAAAAACTCCTCACCATGGTGGTAGATGTTTGTGATAGCGCCAAGGTGGACGCTCTGGCTGCCGCTTTGCCCGCTGAGTTTTCGAAGGTTACTGTGCTCGTGAATAATGCTGGCCTGGCATTAGGCTTAGAGCCTGCGCATAAAGCGTACTTGAGTGATTGGGATCAAATGATTGATACCAATATCAAAGGCTTGGTACACATGAGCCGCGCTTTTTTACCGGGAATGGTTGAGCGCAAATGTGGGCACGTGATTAATTTGGGATCTGTGGCTGCAAATTACCCCTACCCAGGTGGAAATGTCTATGGTGGTACTAAGGCATTTGTAAAGCAGTTTAGTTTGAATTTACGCGCTGACTTGATTGGGACTTCAGTGCGAGTCACTTGTATTGAGCCTGGTATGTGCGCTGGAACAGAGTTCTCAAACGTTCGCTTTAAGGGTGATGATGAGAAAGCGGAGAAGGTTTATACCGGTGTGAAGGCTTTGAGTGCTGACGATGTTGCAGAAACAATCTATTGGTCAGCTACTTTGCCGAGCCGTATGAATATCAATGTGCTTGAGGTGATGCCAGTGCAGCAAGCATTCAATGCATTTAACGTGCATCGCGGAGAGTTTTAAACTCCAGGCTTTTTCCATTGATAAAACTGGGGATAGACTCGCATCACAACGGGTCCATCAAAGTCCCAAGATTTGCAGGTGCCCAAATATTTAGGAGGCTCTTTGCCTTCTGGGTCAAAGAATGCGCCTGGAATGGATTGAAAGGCTGCTGTCGCTAGACTGTTGAGAAGTTCTCGCAA
Above is a window of Polynucleobacter necessarius DNA encoding:
- the msrP gene encoding protein-methionine-sulfoxide reductase catalytic subunit MsrP; its protein translation is MRFIDRTILPSDITPQAVFENRRSLIKAAAAGSFGRALAPWFSREALAANPEKLNVQLNATYSAADETTPYKYATTYNNFYEFGTDKADPAANAHTLQIKPWSISIEGLVKKPVTLDMDALLKLAPMEERIYRMRCVEGWSMVIPWDGFSLSKLINKVEPLGSAKFVEFISLADRKQMPGVKSNIIDWPYREGLRMDEAMNPLTLLTFGMYGETLPKQNGAPVRIVVPWKYGFKSAKSIVKIRFTEEMPKTSWSQFDAREYGFYSNVNPQVDHPRWSQASERRIGDGKGVFAPKIKTQMFNGYADQVAGMYAGMDLKKYY
- a CDS encoding MBL fold metallo-hydrolase; the protein is MTAHLLPPGIEVFERGWLSANNILHYGDADVSLVDSGFHAHQNLTLSLVRHALEKNGLGQLNKVVNTHLHSDHCGGNAALEKAFDCEIYIPAAEALAVKTWDMNLLSYENLGQECPRFAHHNVLVPGQQIQLGRYRWDILAAPGHDPHSVMFYQPEHEILISADALWEEGFGVIFPELWGEPGFEEVAQTLDLIESLSINLVIPGHGKPFADVEKSLSTARSRLDYLASDLDRNARHGAKVLLKYRLLEWRNQELSLINEWIAQTPALISSAKILNMSIEEFAEWLPRALVKQPQDVFWLMVIKSLLLAED
- a CDS encoding SDR family NAD(P)-dependent oxidoreductase; the encoded protein is MVAKSFGEATARRFLANGHKVIAVGRRLERLEALKNSLPADQQKKLLTMVVDVCDSAKVDALAAALPAEFSKVTVLVNNAGLALGLEPAHKAYLSDWDQMIDTNIKGLVHMSRAFLPGMVERKCGHVINLGSVAANYPYPGGNVYGGTKAFVKQFSLNLRADLIGTSVRVTCIEPGMCAGTEFSNVRFKGDDEKAEKVYTGVKALSADDVAETIYWSATLPSRMNINVLEVMPVQQAFNAFNVHRGEF
- a CDS encoding DUF2889 domain-containing protein, yielding MIGAKLEKGWRKTIDMNLGGIKGCTHLRELLNSLATAAFQSIPGAFFDPEGKEPPKYLGTCKSWDFDGPVVMRVYPQFYQWKKPGV